The Oncorhynchus mykiss isolate Arlee chromosome 10, USDA_OmykA_1.1, whole genome shotgun sequence nucleotide sequence caaagcattaggaacaccttcctaatattgagttgcaaaaaagcctcaattcgtcggggcatggactctacaaggtgtcgaaagcgttccacagggatgctggcccatgttgactccatttcagcttttatttctttcatcacattcccagtgggtcagaagtttacatacactcaattagtatttggtagcattgcctttaaattgttaaacttgggtctaacatttcgggtagccttccacaagattcccacaataagttgggtaaatgttggcccattcctcctgacagagctgatgtgactgagtcaggtttgtatgcctccttgctcgcacaggctttttcagtgcccacaaatgttctataggattgaggtcagggctttgtgatggccactccaataccttgactttgttgtccttaagccattttgccacaactttggaggtatgcttggggtcattgtccatttggaagacccatttgcaaccaacttcctgactgatgtcttgagatgttgcttcaatatatccacataattttgcttcctcatgatgacatctgttttgtgaagtgcaccagtccctcctgcagcaaagaacccccacaacatgatgctgccacccccgtgttttatggttgggatggtgttcttcggcttgcaagcctccccctttttcctccaaacataatggtggtcattatggccaaacagttcaaatttttgtttcatcagaccagaggacatttctccaaaaggtacgttctttgtctccatgtgcagttgcaaacggtagtctggcttttttatggtttcttccttgctgagcggccttccaggttatgtcgatatagaactcgttttactgtggatatagatacttttgtacccatttcctccagcatcttcacaaggtcctttgctgttgttctgggattgatttgcacttttcgcaccaaagtacgttcatctctaggagacagaacacatctcctccCTGAGCAgtgtgacggctgcatggtcccatggtgtttatacttgcgtactattgtttgtacagatgaacgcggtaccttcaggcgtttggaaattgctcccaaggatgaaccagacttgtggaggtctacaatatttttttctgaggtcttggctgattccttTTGATTTCCCAcaatgtcaagaaaagaggcactgagtttgacggtaggccttgaaatacatccacaggtatacctccaattgactcaaattatgtaaattagcctgtcagaagcttcaaaagccatgacataattttctggaattttccaagctgtttaaaggatgtcaacttagtgtatgtaaacttctgacccactggaattgtgatacagtgaattataagaaaatgcacaaagtagatgtcctaaccgacttgccaaaactatagtttgttaacaagaaatttgtggagtgtttgaaaaacaatttttttaatgactccaacctaagtgtatgtaaatttccgacttcaactgtatatgaactATAAAGATATTGTAGCCATGCCAGTCTTTTTAGATGATACTATGGATGATGCTACGTTTTTAGCACTTGCAGGTGGATTGAATTTAGCAAATCAACCAGTTATTTTAAGTTCTTCCATGTGTTGTCTTCCAGCAAAGCTAACAGAACAAGCAGCCCTGTGCTTTGAAATGGCAGAAGTTTCACAATGCTGCTCACTTCCTGGACTTAGTGTCATACATTTTTAGTGCAAGAGAGGAACTAGACAGAAATTCAAAGGAACTGGAGAAAAATATCCGTGGCTGAGAATGACTAGTAAAACAAACTGCACAATGAATGTGTGAACAGTAGGGTCTAACAGGAAAGATTGTGTCCAGAGTTTTTATTTTAGTCTGAAACGTTTTAACTAACTGGATCTGAATATAGTAAGACAAGAGAAGGAGCTGTAACTACGTGTGGGCGagtttgttgttgctgttagGATGTGTCTGCTCTTTCATTTGTTGTGGTGTTCTCTGGCAAGGTTGGGATTGGAAAGTGCGTCTACTGGTCTAGTGAGTGACAGCATCAGTCTTGGAGAATTTGAATTGAAGCTAGGCAGTAGTTTTCTGACTCCTAACATTTCTTATGCTTAATGCAATATGCTGTGTGCACGTGTTTATGAATAACTTAAGACCACTTCTCAATATTGTGATTTTTCTACACTAATGAAATGGCCCTTTTGCTTGGAAAAGGAATTGGGTCAATTGACAAAAATTTCTTCAGTAATGTTGTAAGAAGACTgtcacatttgcaaaaaaaaatgtgcttaGGAACGGATTTTAACAAATTTAAAGTTTATAGAGCGTGGGGAAGAAAGTTGAGACAACTTGACAATTTTCATTGAGATTTCCCTTTTATAGTTCATGACTTTCCAAATCTCACAGTTTACACAGGGCCACCTGTTTCCAGAGCTTGTTTGTTatattaacgtgtgtgtgtgtatttgggtcCCAGGGACAGGTAGTAATGTGGTGATGTGCTGTAGTTCATTCATTCCTTGAGTTGAGACTGCCTCTAGGGAGCACTGAGAGTATGCGAGGCACCGTACCAGTGAGACAGTGACTCAGTCTAGGCTGAGCTCTTGTGGTGCTTCTCCGTGGTCTGACCTCGGTTCCGCAGCGTGCGCCAGTCACAGAGGAGCTCAACTTGAGATCCTGAAGAGCCTCCTGTGTTTCAGTGAGTATTGTGACAGCAGCAGGAGTAGTGCATTGAAATCAGCTCCCGCAACGGGACTCGGCGAGCTCAAACAGGACGgtaaatccacataattttcatctCTGAAAGCCTGCTGTCTTTAGACGTCGTTCCTCTTTTGAAGTGGGCCATGAGGGCAGAATGTTTGACGCTGGCTGTCTTATTGGCGCTAGAATATGTGTGTCGGAGTGAAGCCATGTCCACCTGTAAGTCACTGGACTTGGAGCTGGTGAAGAGGAAACGTATTGAGGCCATCCGTGGACAGATACTGAGCAAGCTGCGGCTGCCCAAGGAGCCAGAGATTGACCAGGAGGGAGACTCTGAGGAGGTCCCAACCTCCCTGATGTCCATCTACAACAGCACAGTGGAGCTGAGTGAGGAGCAGGGGCAGACGTACATACTGCCCACTCGGGATGCAGAAGAGGAGGCATACTTTGCAAAGGAGGTCCACAAGTTCAACATGAAACAAAGTGAGTACACTCAGTGCACTAGCTTTGCAAGGATAACGACGCcaagcctttttctaaaatgttttatgagattagtGGACACATTGGAAGGGATCTTGGGATCTCAACCAAggggttgcaagatcgaatcctcgagctgacaaggtaaaaatctgtcgttctgcccctgaacaaggcagttaacccactgttcctaggccgtcattgaaaataagaatttgttctttatctgatttgcctagtgaaataaaggtgaaataaaaaatgcctccatacagaatctttccagatccttgataccCTCGTCTgaacttatggactgccctcttcgtatcaaaccacaggttttcaatgtggttcaagtccggagactgagatggccattgcaaaaaaaaaatgttttgtggtATATTAACCATTTATTTGTGGATTTTTTTATGTGTGCtaaggttattgtcttgctggaagatccaattGTGGCCAAGTGTCATCATcttggcagaggcaaccaggttttggctaaaatgtcctggtactttgTAAAGTTCCtgatgctgttgaccttaacaaAGGCCCCAGGACTAGTGGAAGCAAAATGGGCCCATAACACCATGCCATTGcaagtaacaaaatatattttggtacTTGTAACAAGTAGTATAATATAATTTCCAAATGTTTTGAGCATGCTATGTAGCTCGGTATCTGTGTGACTTGTAGTATttttttgctaatctttatcaaggggGCCAATAATTCTGAACCTACCTGTATATCCATGCATGCTGCTGCTTACACAGATAATAAGGCCTGGGTAATTCCAGTCCCCGGGGGGCCTCATTAGTGTTACActtcttctccatccctagcaaacacacctgattttaaactaattgcattctaaactgaggatcatgattagttgatttatCGGAGTCaagtgtgttagctgggactggggcaaaaactgtgacaccaatcaggcccccgaggactggcgTTGCCCCGGCCTGCGAGTAGCTTGTCAAGTTAAAGGGGATGTTTCCCTAGCCTTACTTTAGTCAGGTATAGGCGTGTTAAATGCTTGATGTGTGTAAGGGGCTCTTCAAAGCCTTTAATCAAGGCTGGCCGTTGTGTACAGTTCTTTTGAAGGTTTCGTCTTAGGGCATACCATTGGAGAGGCGTGTGAAATATTTGCAGACCTATGCCTATTTGGCAACCCTTTTCCCACGTCGGAGAGTATATCCGTGGACGGTTCTGATAAGGAAATTGTCGTTTGCATCGCTGTGCAGTGCCCAGGAATGAATTAAGTCCAATTGTCAGATGCTACCTACCACCCCCCTCGAAATGAAAACCAAACATGCTCAGTTCTACTTCCCCGTCTGCGGCAGCAAGTTACCCAATTGCGGGTCTGATTATCTATTCTAGACAACATGTGAAACACCAGTGTGTTTGCTAAGCTAGACACAACATGGATTCAATGTCTGGTTTTGATTTAGAGGGGGTGGGGACATTTTAACAATTGGATGTCATTTCTTCCTTGGGCAAAGCTTAGGAACGATTTCCTTATCAGAACCGTCAACCGACCACTGATGTACTCTCCGATGTGGGAAAAGTGTAGCCAAACAGAGTCAGCAATCTCGGCAAGGTGGCTCAATGTTATACAGTTAGACCAGAGTAATGTTAGACCATATTGTCACTTAGAATGTGGAGGGTGAGACCGATGGATGGGGCAAAGGGAGGTTTCCTCGGACTGATTCCTGTGTGCATATCTGAACAGCTGGCAGGAAGGAACACTTCAGGATACATTCTGTTAAATGACTAAAGTCGTGCCCTCGCAAATAAAATGGCTTCTATCCCTGTAAACCATGAAGCATCTGTCAACCTTTTCACCACACTGGATTGTGCGACGTAGGATGATGCAGTGAGGGTTAGCAGACATGCAAATGATTAAGCTAATCAAGGCTATTTCAACCATGTCATATGTTGTGAATATGATGCATTTGAAATAGTGCTGTAGTTTCTGACTGAGCAAATTTAGAAACTGCAGTTGGTGGAACTTTTTTAGGATGTAAATGTGTATAATTATGTCCTTTAGATAAGGTTGTTGACTGGAAATGGGTGTTTCTTCCATTGGTTTACTGAACTGACTGCAATGGCCCTGTCTGCTGTGTTTAAAACCACGGCCTGCCTCAACCTTTTACCTCTCCCTACCAGATGTTTCCTTCCCTTTGCTGGATCCTTCCCCTTTTCTGTCTTAAAGACAGTATAAATCTCTGCAGTGTAAACTTGTTGTCCAGGCAGTCACTGAGCCGGTTAGGTTTGCCCTAGAAGCTCTCAGGATCGTGACCTCTGATTAGCTCTCTTTTTCGTTTAGTGTAATGCTATGTGGTGATGCATCATGGTTTGCTCTCGAGAACCCAAGGTGGCATTCTGCTCAGAGTTCTCAGGCGTAAGTATCGCCCAGAGGCTGGGACCATGTGAACTACAATCCCCACACTCTGCTTTAATGTTTATAAACGTTAATAATCCTCACTTGCAATAAGGTTTTGGAAACATAAAGCCCTCTCTTTTCACATCACAAAAAAAATAACTTCACAAATGCAAATTATACACTGTTTTAACACAGTTGCAGCCAACAATATTTTtcaattgagaacttgttctctaactagcctacctggttaaataaaggtgaaataaaatgaaaacaCTTTTTTGGCTTCCTTATTCCGTTACACGCAGGTGTTCGGAGCActctagatagctaattagcacaggtcgCCTCTGTCTTCTGTCGGTCTTCTGTAAGCAACcgctgtaacatggaaatatggctggggttccccctcccccaccccggCAGAAGATACCTTTGTGAATAGATGCTAGAGTTAGCTAGAGGCTACATACAGCGTGGTGTGATATGGCCCCCAGAGCAGGCTCACTTCCTCAGCGGCCTTTCCAATGTGTAATTATTGTTACAGACTCACAGGGGTAATTTTGGCTCCAGCGGAGAGTATTTGAGGCAAAGCCAAACCTGAAACTGCTTTCGCCTCTCCCTGAGAGTGTCTTTTTATATAACAGAATCTATCCACAATAGTTTTATTACCGGTACAATGCTTTCTCTATGGCCTCCTCTCTTACACCGACTGGTCCTGTAGTAGAAATAATTAACAATCACTGATGGACTCTCTTTCTTCCGCAGGTGAGAACACCAGTAAGTACCAAATGCTCTTCAACGTGTCTGAGATGCGGTCTGTATTGGGGACAGATCGACTGCTCTCTCAAGCTGAGCTCCGTCTCCTCATCAAAAATCGTGGCATGCACGACAGCAGTGAGCAGAGGCTGGAACTCTACAGAGGCACTGGAGATAAGGCACGTTACATGCAGTCCCATTTTGTCTCAAAGGAATGGGCCAATCGCTGGGTCTCCTTTGATGTTACACAGACTCTGAGGGAGTGGCTGAAAGGGGCTGGTAAGTTACAATTTCCTTTAGGGTTGTAGTCATAATTGAATAACACAAACAGTCTGTTGAATCACTGACAATCATATTCTGTTACAAATCTGTGTTTGATTTAAGTGGCACTACAAAGAAGGCCTATGGCAAAGCATGTGTAAGAACTTTCCAATATACTTTTACACCTAAAACAGCAGACCTATTCCTTcaggtttaaaaataaaaaatgttgataCACAATttatatttggatttttacaaaattTTCCAGGAGAGGAGCAAGGATTCCAATTGAAGTTGCCTTGTGAATGTGGGAAAGCAATGGAAGAATTCCTCTTTGAAATATCAGGTATTTGCAGTCTACTAGCTATATTCACTATACTGAAATCAACTCAAGCAACACTTTTTCTGACAAAGCTCCACTGTAAATCTCTTTACTGACAAATGTGTCAATGTTTTAGGGATGAACAAGCCAAGGGGAGATAAAGAAACTCTCTTCGTGAACATGCCAAAGCCTCACATTTTACTGATGTCACTGCCTGTGGAACGCCACAGCCAGCTTAGCTCTCGGAAGAAACGACAAAGCACTACTGAAGAGATCTGCTTAGAGTGAGACTATTCTTTATTCCACCTGCCCAAGAAAACATTTTATAACTATAAATTGATGTCTCTTAAATGTgtgttaattaagcaataaggcacaagggggtgtAGTATATGGcctatataccacggctaagggttgttcttatgcacgacgcaacgcggagtgcctggatacaggccttagtcgtggtatattgacTATGCACCACAAACCCCcgtggtgccttattgctattataaactggttaccaacgtaattagagcagtaaaaataaatgtattgtcatgcccatggtatatggtctgacataccacggctgtcagccaatcagcattcagggctcgaaccacccagtttataatctctTTTAGctgatggatatactgtaggcctacatagaCGCCTTGTTAATGCCCTGTTTTTAAGAGATGAGGTGTATAactcacaggtgtgtgtgtacgtaccccCAGCAAATCGGAGAGTTGCTGTGTGCGAAAGCTTTACATTGACTTCCGTAAGGACCTGGGCTGGAAATGGATCCATGAACCCACTGGCTACTTTGCTAACTACTGCATGGGCCCATGCACCTATATATGGAACACAGAGAACAAGTACTCCCAGGTAATGCTACCAATCATGTACCTGTAAGCCTCCCTATTGTTTACTGTCTCTAAAGGATCTGTACAATAATGCCACTATGTAGCCACGGGGTGAGATTGAGACTATATTCAGAACAAGATGGTCTGTAACTGTTCCATGAGATATCTAGTAACCTTTTGTTTATTTAACCACAGGTACTGGCTCTGTATAAGCACCACAATCCTGGAGCCTCTGCCCAACCTTGCTGTGTTCCACAGGTCTTGGAGCCCCTACCCATTCTCTACTATGTGGGTAGACAACACAAGGTCTGTGAATACTGTATTGCTAACTCATAACATCCTCACTGAATTGAAATGATAGTCAACGAAGCTGCTGGGTTAAAATGTTTCTGAACAATGTCTATCCACTGAAGGTACTCttcctttttttcttcttttcttgCACAGGTGGAGCAGTTGTCCAATATGATTGTTAAGTCCTGCAAGTGTAGCTAGAATTACATATATATCAATTTTCTTATTCATCGTATTTCCTTGTACTCATGGAGGGAGTCCTAGCGAAAATCTGGATGTAGTCCAGACATCATTTCCGAATGTTAATAATATTATTTGACATATTTCCCAGCCGAGGATTTCCCTATTCACTGattagtgttttttttatttacatgttttatttacataGTGGTTTATGGAGTTTTTTAATAGTTATTTAGATTTGCCAATGTCCTGGGTGTGTCAATAGACTTGTCTTATTGCCATTGTGTTTCAGTATTTACAGTGTATTcacaaagtattctgaccccttctctttttccacatgttgttacgttacagccttattctgaaatggattaaattaaataaaaatcctcatcaatctacacctgTAAAAAAAGgttgtccccctcctctcctctctacctaacTTCCATTCTGAATGGAGAAGACTCATGTGTCTGAGGACTTTTTATTGTCGACAGTAACATGAAAGTCTGACTGTTGTGTGTGAGCGTCGAAGATCTTccccagatctggggaagggtaccaaaacttttctgcagcattgaagatccccaagaacacagtggcctccatcattcttaagtggaagaagtttggaaccaccaagactcttcctagagctggccgcccggacaaactgtgtaattgggggagaagggccttggtcagggaggtgaccaataacctgatggtgactctgacagagctccagtttctctatggagatgggagaaccttccagaatgttTGTCAGTGGCAGggagtgggagactagtcagtatcgagggaaagaagaacagagcaaagtacagtgagatccttgacgaaagttccaccttccaacaggacaacgacccaaagcacacagccaagacaatgcaggagtgacttcgggacaagtctctgaatgtcctcgagttgcacagccagagcccggacatgaaccagATCGGACATCTGTtgaggcctgaaaatagctgtgcagcgacgctccccatccaacctaacagagcttgagaggatctgcagagaatgggagaaactccccaaatacaggcgtgccaggcttgtagcgtcatacccaagaagaatcaaggctgtaaaaaaaaaatcaaaatgtatttttgctttgtcattatggggtattgtgtgtagattgatgaggaaaaatgtatttaatccattttagaataaggttgtaacgtaaccaaatgtggaaaaagtctagcggtctgattactttccaaatgcactgtatgctcCCTGGGGCACTTCCTCAGGAAGTATAGAGGAAGGAGACGGGATTAGTTTGGGTCTGTTACTCAAAATACTGAATGTGCAATAGCATGAACTCCCTCTTATTTGTTGCCGTTCATCTTTTAAAGGAATGCATCGTCATCACACCCCTTCATCAAGTCTCTAGAAGGTAATGgaatataaaatacaaaataaacaaatTATGATTAAGCGTACTTGACCAACAGTTGACATAATTTGTAGATACCGTGTGCCTTTAACTATAAATAAGTTAACAGGCTGCTTGACTGACACTCTCTGATGGTATGTCAGGTCGACGTGATAGTGCTGGTTGGCTCTCACTCAAGGTTAAGTGCATGTGAGAGTCTTTGTGCTTGCAGACACCTGCAGCCCACTTTTCACGTTTCCCTCTCCGCAGTGCATTCCATCTGGTGGAAATACAGTACCACTCCCTCAGTGGGAGGCAGTCTGTAGGTGATTAACACAATACAAGTGAATAAGGGGGAGGAAGATCAAGTAGCTTGAATGAAAGGGTTCTCATCTTCAGGGGTGAACACATGGCTAATAACGAGACACCCAGGTGTCCACGACATGTTAAATTCATCTGAAGTTAATCTACAAGTAAACTGTATTTTGAAGCATGGCTGTACAAAATAAAGGCTGCCTTTTGAGACAATATTATTTCAGGCTTTCTCGGCCCGTGTCTGGTCTTTAGTGCCCTCTAGGGGCTTGACTCAATAAACAAATTTACAGTGTTGAACAAGGTTTCCCAGTAAATCACTGTCTCAGAcattttatatataaatacattttacatataaatatatatatatatatatttataaatatttttAATAATTTAGGCAGGGGAGTCCCATTGAGATCGATGTATTTTTTTCAAGGAAGCCCTGCATGACAAGACCAAGCAATTACACAATAAAAGTTACAGTCAAGGCAGGAGCATATGAAACACACAacgaaaaaaaaaactaaaaacacaatcataaaaaaaacatctacattccTCAGCGAAGACGTTCTCTACCAACTCTCTGAACTGCCCGAAAGGCACCAATGCATCCAACTGCAGGGTATTCTGTAGATTGTTACAGAAGTGAGATGCGAAGAAACTAAAAGCTATTTTACTTAAATCT carries:
- the LOC110534057 gene encoding transforming growth factor beta-1 proprotein-like — protein: MRAECLTLAVLLALEYVCRSEAMSTCKSLDLELVKRKRIEAIRGQILSKLRLPKEPEIDQEGDSEEVPTSLMSIYNSTVELSEEQGQTYILPTRDAEEEAYFAKEVHKFNMKQSENTSKYQMLFNVSEMRSVLGTDRLLSQAELRLLIKNRGMHDSSEQRLELYRGTGDKARYMQSHFVSKEWANRWVSFDVTQTLREWLKGAGEEQGFQLKLPCECGKAMEEFLFEISGMNKPRGDKETLFVNMPKPHILLMSLPVERHSQLSSRKKRQSTTEEICLDKSESCCVRKLYIDFRKDLGWKWIHEPTGYFANYCMGPCTYIWNTENKYSQVLALYKHHNPGASAQPCCVPQVLEPLPILYYVGRQHKVEQLSNMIVKSCKCS